A single genomic interval of Malania oleifera isolate guangnan ecotype guangnan chromosome 13, ASM2987363v1, whole genome shotgun sequence harbors:
- the LOC131146360 gene encoding uncharacterized protein LOC131146360, with amino-acid sequence MAVPAASSAVSLQKFEASLLSRTPYRPAFLPSNALRVLAMAPKKKVNRYDKKWSKQWYGAGIFVEGSEEVEVDVFKKLEAKKVLSTVEKAGLLSKAEELGLTLSSIEKSGLFSKAEQLGLLSLLERAASVSPSALASAVLPIFTAAILAVVLIPDDSVGLVAVQALVAGALVVAAAGLFVASVVLGGLQEAD; translated from the exons ATGGCGGTCCCTGCCGCTTCCTCAGCTGTTTCTCTTCAAAAATTCGAAGCCTCCCTTCTCTCCAGAACTCCATATCGTCCCGCCTTTCTCCCCAGTAATGCCCTCCGAGTACTCGCCATGGCACCGAAAAAGAAG GTGAACAGGTACGATAAGAAATGGTCGAAGCAGTGGTATGGAGCCGGAATATTCGTGGAGGGAAGCGAAGAAGTGGAAGTGGACGTGTTCAAGAAGCTGGAGGCGAAGAAGGTGTTGAGCACCGTGGAGAAGGCGGGGCTGTTGTCCAAGGCGGAGGAGCTAGGGCTTACTCTGTCGTCCATCGAGAAGTCGGGGCTTTTCTCGAAGGCGGAGCAGCTGGGGTTGCTCAGCCTCCTGGAGAGGGCCGCGAGCGTCTCGCCGTCGGCGTTGGCCTCGGCGGTGCTGCCAATCTTCACGGCGGCGATCCTGGCGGTGGTGCTGATCCCGGATGACTCGGTGGGTCTGGTGGCGGTGCAAGCGCTGGTGGCGGGTGCGCTCGTAGTCGCGGCGGCCGGGTTGTTCGTCGCATCGGTTGTTCTGGGCGGGTTGCAAGAGGCCGATTAA